A region of the Corynebacterium endometrii genome:
TTCGATGAAGACGTCTTCGAGGCGTTGCGCGCCTGGCGTCTGGACACCGCCAAGGAAAACAACGTTCCGGCGTACGTGGTCTTCAGCGACGCTACGCTGCTAGCCATCGCCGAGGCCTTGCCGGAGGACGAGTCCGAACTGACCAGTGTCTCAGGAGTGGGTCCCGCGAAGCTAGAGGCCTACGGAGCGGAGGTTCTCCACGTAGTCCGCAACCACCGCAGCTCCTAAGCTTCCAGGCACTCTGGACACAGGTGATGCTTACTAAAGATCCGCTGCTGGTCCTTGCCGTAGGGGTCTATCTCGTAGAGTTCGCCCGGCAAGTAGCGGCCGTTGCTTGCTCCCGGTGGACCGGGAATCCCTAGGATCCGGAAGGCAACTAGAGCGGCGTATCCCGCCATGATGTTCGTGGTGGCGACCTCCGGGGGAGTTGAGGTTTCGCCGGCCTGTTTGACCACCACGGGCCAGCATGGATCGCTATCGGCGCGGATCAGGTCGAAGCAGACGGGACATGGGCCCTCATGGTTGAGGTGGATGGGGCCAATCAATGCCCGGTTGTCCAAAGCGGAGACCTGCACCCACGATTCGGTGCCCGCACTGCGGAGCGCCCGGGCCAGCTCGATGGAGTGGCCTAGCTGGTCAAAGATGAAAACCGGCACTTGCGTATCGAGGCTGCTCAGGAAGTCAGCATGGGATTCGCCCGCGCCCGGGGCGTAGGCCTTGATCCCCTCCCGCGTGCAGAGTTCTTTAAAGCAGCGCGCAAGGCTACTGTTTCCAATGACGCCCAAAGACCGTTGCGGGCCCAGTGGGCGTATGGTTCCAAAGGCCAACAAGTCTTCGAATAAACTGGCCGCCGCCAATGGGTCCAGGCCGGTTGCCGCGCACCATTCCTCGCGGGTGGCTGGCATAGTCAATAGCTCAAGATTCGCCGCCAGCACTTTCGGGTTGGGTATCTCTATGACTCCCATGCGTGTGGCATCCAGGCCGAATTGAAGAGCGCGCTCATCGCGCACGTATACCCCTGTGCCCGGCGCGTATTCATACAGCGGCGCCGTGCGCGCCGCCTGATCGAACCGCTCCGCGTACGGATCAATAAGCAATGACATGTTGTCCCCGTTTCCCCGAATGGCCGCGGCCGCTTCCCAAGGCGGGCCGTGCCCTTACTTTATAAAAGTTGGTGAGAACCTTCAGGCCGCGAGGCCAGCTTTCTTAGGTTCTTAGTCACATATTGCACCACAGGTAAGATGCGTTGTCATGGAAAAACCTCAAAATTCTCATTCCAACGCGGCGGGCGGTCCGCCAGCACCCCAAGTACGGGTCATCCGCTCCGCCCGCCGAAAGCGCACGGTGCAGGCCCGGATGAGTGGGGGAGTACTTGAGGTCCGCATTCCCGGTTGGATGTCTCAAAAGGAAGAGGATGAGGCCGTCGCGGACATGGTGGCGCGGGTGCGGCGCAAGCATTCAGGCACCAGTCGCAGCGACGATGACCTGGTAAAGCGCGCCCACGAACTCAACAGGCGGGTTCTGGAGGGGCGCGCCACGGTGGGTTCTTTGAGGTGGGTAAGCAATCAGAAATCGCGGTGGGGAAGCTGCACGCTTTCAAGCGGTGACATCCGCATCTCGGATCGCCTGAAGAGCGTGCCGGATTACGTACTCGACGCGGTAATAGTCCACGAACTGACCCACACTTTTATCCCAGGCCATGGGGCTGAATTCTGGGAATGGGCGGATAGGGCTCCCCACTCGGAGCGTGCCAAGGGCTACCTCGAGGCCTATCAGCGCCACGGAGGGGCCTAAAACCGCCAACTCCGTTTATTTCCCGGTTTCGGCAACCCGGGAGATAAACGGAGTCACTATGCGTGGCCAGCGTGGGCTAGAGGGGGATTACTTGGACTCCCCGTTAGGCTTTTGCTCTGGGGCGTTTCCATCGTCGTTGCCAGAGTCATCTCCAGAATCCTTATCCTGTCCCTTCTCTGGGGACTTATCAGAAGATTCCTGGCCAGGAATCTTATCCTCGGCGGACGTGGACTCGCTGGAACCTGCTGCGTCGGGGTTGCGCAGCATTTCTTCGAGTTTCGCGAATTCCTCATCGAAGCCGGAGGTATCCGCGTCATCGAGCAGTGAATCAATGAAGGATGCCGGGTTGTCCACCTGCTCAGCGGTGGGCAGGAAGTCCGGGTGGTTCCATGCAGAATCGCGCTTGTCCACGCCAACGGCAACGGTGGTGCGGCGCCAGAGCTCGGCGGCCTGCTCAACCCGGATGTTGCCAATCTCAATGCCAACAACCTGGGAGAAGGCCTTATCGGCGGAGCCGCCGGTAGCCTGGCGCCGAGCCCAGGCCTCACGCATCTTCTGCGCGGAAGGAATGCGCTCACCCAGCGCCTCGGCAACCACAAAGTCAGTCCAGCCCTCGACGAGAGCCAGCAGGGTCTCAAGGCGGGACACTGCGCTTGCATTGCGGGAGGTCACGCGCGGAGAAAGGTCCATGCCCTGCAGTTTGGAGATCGCGTCCTGAATTGCCTGGGGGTCACCGGATTCGAGGTTGAGCTCGCGCGTGGCTTCCTCAATGTGGGAGGTGTCGATGACCAGGCCCATTGCGTATTCCTCTACGGAGGATACGAGGCGCTCAACAAGCCATGGCACATGCTCGAACAGGCGCTGGCGGGCGGCCTCACGCGCCGCAATGTAGACCAAAACCTCCTGCCCCGGAACATTGAGATCGCGCGCTATGGACTGGATATTGTGCGGGAGCAGGGCCGTGGTGCCAGCGGGGGAGACCGGAAGGCCGAAATCGCATCCGGTGAGCGCCTGCTTCGCCAAGTCACCCAGGGCGTGGCCGAGCTGCATGCCGTAATTCATGCCGGACATGGACGCCATCATGCTGGACAGCGGGCCCATCATCTCACGGGCTTCCTCCGGCATGGATTCCAGCTGCGCGTCATTCATGTGCTGGGCCACAGGGGTCACGAGGCGCTGCCACATTGGCATGGTCGCCTCCAGCCATTCCGAGGAATTCCACGCGGCAACCTTGCCGGAAACGCTCGGCAGGGAGGTGGCATCATCGAGCCACAGTTCGACCAAGCGCACAGACTCTTCAACGGCCCGCTTGTCCTCAGCGGTGACGGGCTTATCGCCCGAGATCTGCTGGCGGGCTATGCGCCCAGCCATCTCATAGTTAACTGGGCCGGAGCCCTGCGGGGAGTTCATGTCAGAGCCCATGCCGGAGAGCATTTGACCAAACTGGTTGAGCATATCGCCTAGGCCGCCGGCACCGCCGGCTCCAAAGCCAAAGGCACCGAACGGGTTCTGGTCGCGGCGATTGTTGTCATCATCGTCGTCATTGTTGCCGAAAGAGAAACCAAATCCGTTGTTCATGCTCACCAATATACGTACCTGCTTAGGGCTTTGACCACGTCAACTCAAACGCTATAAGCGAACACAGGTAGGCTTATGCCTCATGACCAACGCTGTACCAGAAGGTGAGTCCACCGGAAAGAACGTGGATGCCGTTATCGACGAACCTGC
Encoded here:
- a CDS encoding M48 family metallopeptidase is translated as MEKPQNSHSNAAGGPPAPQVRVIRSARRKRTVQARMSGGVLEVRIPGWMSQKEEDEAVADMVARVRRKHSGTSRSDDDLVKRAHELNRRVLEGRATVGSLRWVSNQKSRWGSCTLSSGDIRISDRLKSVPDYVLDAVIVHELTHTFIPGHGAEFWEWADRAPHSERAKGYLEAYQRHGGA
- a CDS encoding zinc-dependent metalloprotease codes for the protein MNNGFGFSFGNNDDDDDNNRRDQNPFGAFGFGAGGAGGLGDMLNQFGQMLSGMGSDMNSPQGSGPVNYEMAGRIARQQISGDKPVTAEDKRAVEESVRLVELWLDDATSLPSVSGKVAAWNSSEWLEATMPMWQRLVTPVAQHMNDAQLESMPEEAREMMGPLSSMMASMSGMNYGMQLGHALGDLAKQALTGCDFGLPVSPAGTTALLPHNIQSIARDLNVPGQEVLVYIAAREAARQRLFEHVPWLVERLVSSVEEYAMGLVIDTSHIEEATRELNLESGDPQAIQDAISKLQGMDLSPRVTSRNASAVSRLETLLALVEGWTDFVVAEALGERIPSAQKMREAWARRQATGGSADKAFSQVVGIEIGNIRVEQAAELWRRTTVAVGVDKRDSAWNHPDFLPTAEQVDNPASFIDSLLDDADTSGFDEEFAKLEEMLRNPDAAGSSESTSAEDKIPGQESSDKSPEKGQDKDSGDDSGNDDGNAPEQKPNGESK